The Acidimicrobiia bacterium nucleotide sequence CACCTGTGAGGCAGCGGTCGAAAAGCCGTTCTCGGTGATCTTTGAAGATGGCGAGGCCATCGTCCTTTCCTCGTTGGCGATCACAGCCGATCAGGCCCAAACGGACGGCATTTGTGGGGGTCTCGCGGTGGATGTTCAGGCGTCGTCTTCGGACCTTCAAACCGCCGATCTCACGCTGATTGTCGTCAACAACTCCGAGTTCACCTGGCGCGGTACTGTGGCGGTTGTTCTGGGAGACCTGGGTTTGATGGGAAGCCAGATCATCCCCATTTCGATCGGCAGGGTGGCGCCGGGAGCAACCGAGTCCGAAACCGTTTCGTTTCATCTCGGAGAGGGATACCACGAGTTCAGCGGTTCGCTGCTGATCGGCCCGTGAAACCGATCCTGCACTTGTATTGCAAGCGGGACGGTCCTGGCGAACGCCAGCAACTGTTCGAGCAAGCCAGCTCCGCCATCGAACGGTTCGGGGCCACCAGTCGGGTTCGCATCGACGTACCCCAGCGTGGCTCGGAAGGCGACAGTGAAGGTCCGATGCGCTCGGAGCTCGAGATTGCGATTCCGGCAATTCAATCCGGGTCGCTCTTTGGAGATCGTCAGGCTGTCGAGTTTGTGAATGCCCAATGGATCCAGAGCCACGAGGGGGTAATCCTCTCTGATCTGCTCTCGGTCATGGATCCCGAGGCATGTTTCGTCGTCATGATCGCCTTCGGAGCATTGCCACGGAGCCTTAAGTTGGGGGAGTTGGTTAACAAAGTCGAGGTTGCCCCGCTCAGCGAAAAGGGGGCGCTCAGTTGGCTTGGTGAAGAGTTGCGCTCACGGGGTATGAAGATCGACAATCCGGCTGCCGAGGCTCTGATCAGTCGGTTTGGGACCGACGTGGCGTCTGTCGGTCAGGCCCTGGATCAGCTGGCGATGGCTGGGGAACCTATTACCAGGGAGCTGGTCCTCGATCGCTTCAAGAACCGGCCGGAGATTGCCACTTTCGGGTATGGCGACGCCGTCGAAGCGGGCGACGTGGGGTTGGCGCTCAAACACCTGGAAGACTTCCTCGTGCACGGTCACCCCTTACAACTCGTCGGCCAACTCGATGCGCAGTTGCGGGCCCGTTCGCTGGCGGCGGTCGCAACCGACTTCGAAACGTATAAAAAGCAGGTCCGTATGCCTGACTGGAAAGCCAAGAAGCTGTACGCCTCCCGGGCGAGCTTTTCCGAGGAGAACTTGCGTCGGTCGGTGGCTGCCCTGGTTCGAGCGGACAATCTCTTGAAGACGGCTCCGGAAGATACCTACCGGTTGACGATGGAACGACTCACGGTGGCGCTCTGTCGGTGGGCTCGCTGACGGAACCAGCCAGCGCCAGCTTTGCTGGTCGGGGCGGTGTTTGGTAGAGTGGGCGTTCGAAGACGTATAAGCGCGTCTCGACCGAACGACTTCTCTTACTTCACCGGGATTCTTATGGCCAATATCAAGTCTCAAATCAAGCGTAACCGCCAGAACGAAAAGCGGCGTGTTGCCAACAAGTCGGTGCGGTCCGAGCTCAAAACCAGCATCAAGTCGGCGGTCACGGCCGCCGAAGCCGGCGACTCCGCCGTTGCCAAAGACGCGTTGCGCCTGGCGCAGATTCGGATCGACAAGGCGGCCTCTTCTGGCATCTTGAAGAAGCAGACTGCCGCCCGCCGCAAATCTCAGTTGACGAAGCAAGTCAATTCCCTCCTGGGCTGACGTTTCCCGTCAATCTGAAACAGGCCCCTTCGGGCTGTCGGAAGTGATCGATGTCTGACCGCATCCGCAACCTGTCGATTATCGCCCACATCGATCACGGGAAATCGACTCTCGCTGATCGGCTCATGGAATACACCGGAGCGGTCACCGAGCGCGAGATGCGGGAACAGCTGCTCGACACCATGGACCTCGAGCGCGAGCGTGGCATCACGATCAAAGCCCAGTCGGTGCGGCTCTCCTACGATGCCGACGATGGTCAGAAATATCAGATCAATTTGATCGATACCCCGGGGCACGTGGACTTCTCTTACGAGGTTTCCCGATCGCTGGCCGCCTGTGATGGCGCCGTCTTGTTGGTCGATGCGGCTCAAGGTGCGCAGGCTCAGACACTTGCCAACGCCTACCTGGCGATCGAGGCAGGACTCGAAATCGTCCCGGTCATCAACAAGATCGACCTTCCGTCGGCCGACCCGGCCGCCGCCGCCGCCGAAATCACCGCGATTCTTGGTGGTGATCCCGACGACGTTTTGGGTGTCTCCGCCAAGACAGGCCAGGGCATCAAAGAACTCCTGGACCGGATTGTCAAGCAGATCCCGCAACCGTCCGGAGACCCGGAAGCGCCGCTGCGAGCCCTCGTGTTCGACTCGTACTTCGACACGTTCCGCGGCGTGGTCTGTTCTATCAGGGTTGTGGACGGTCGGATCCGCAAGGGTGAACAAGTTCTCTTTATGGCCACCGGAGACAAGCACGCAGCCAATGAGTTGGCCGTCTCCACTCCGCGAATTGTTCCGATCGCCGAGTTGAGTGCCGGCGAAGTAGGCCTGTTGATCACGGGCGTCAAACACATCGATCAGATCAGGGTGGGCGATACCGTCACCCTGGTGGCCAACCCGGCCACCGAGCCTCTGGAAGGCTATGACGAACCCAAGCCGATGGTGTTCTCGGGCTTGTTTCCGTCCGACGGGGATGACTTTGAACGGTTGCGGGAGGCTCTCGAAAAACTGCAGCTCAACGATGCGTCGTTGGTTTGGGAGCCGGAAACGTCACGGGCGCTGGGCTTCGGCTTTCGGGTTGGTTTCCTCGGGTTGCTCCATATGGAGATCGTACGAGAACGCCTTGAGCGTGAGTACAACCTTGATCTGGTATCGACGGCCCCCTCGGTCGCCTATCGGGTGACGCTTACCGACCGATCGGTGATGGAGATTCGGTCCCCTCAGGACCTTCCGGACCTGTCGAGCGTCGCTGAGCTTGAAGAACCGTACGTGCGCGCCATGATCATCGCCCCGTCCGAGTACATCGGAACGATTATGGAGTTGGTGCAGTCCCGGCGGGGTTCAATGCATCACATGCAATATCTCACCCCGGAACGAGTCGAACTCATCTACGAATTGCCGCTCGCCGAAGTCGTCTTTGACTTTTTTGACCACCTCAAGTCGCGGACCCGCGGGTATGCGTCGCTCGACTACGAACCAGTCGGCTACCGGGTCTCGGATCTGGTGAAAGTCGACATCTTGCTGGCCGGCCTGCCGGTCGACGCGTTCTCGACGATTACGCACCGAGCGAAAGCAGTTATGTACGGGAAAGGGATGGTTGAAACGCTGCGGGAACTCATTCCTCGTCAGTTGTTCGATGTCCCGATCCAGGCAGCCATCGGCAGTCACATCATCTCCCGGGAGACAGTAAAGGCCCGCCGCAAGGATGTTCTCGCCAAGTGTTACGGCGGTGACATCTCCCGAAAAAGAAAACTGCTCGAGAAACAAAAAGAAGGCAAGAAGCGGATGAAGATGGTTGGCGCCGTAGAAGTGCCCCAGGAGGCGTTTGTCGCCGCGCTTCGGGTCGACACCAGCGATCGCTGATGATCCGTTCGCACCCAAGGATGCGTCCCGATTCGCCCCGGCTCGCTGATCTGGCGGGACAATGGCGATCTGCCTACATTCACATCCCGTTTTGCGCACGAGTCTGCCCGTACTGTGACTTTGCGGTTGTCGCCGGCCAGGACGATCTCGTGCAGCGCTATCACCGTGCGGTGATCGGCGAAATCGAGATGTCCGATGAGTGGGGGTCCCTCGACGCTGTGTTCATCGGCGGTGGGACGCCGTCCCGTATTCCCCCTGAGTTGGTCGGTTCGGTTCTCGAGGCGCTCGCTTCGAAATTCGGGTTGGCGAGCGATGTTGAGATCAGCATGGAGGCGAACCCCGAGGATATTGACGCCACCTCCAGCTCCGCCTTCTCTAAGGCGGGGGTCAGTCGACTGTCGATGGGAGTGCAGTCCTTCGACGACGTGGTCCTGCGCGAGTTGGGGCGCCAGCACACGTCCGACCAGGCTCAGACCGCTGTGGCGGCCGCCCTGGCCGCCTTTCCGCGAGTGTCGATCGATCTTATCTATGGCCATCCGGTCGAGACGGACATGTCGTGGGAACAGACGCTCGACCGCACGCAGGCACTTGGTATCGATCACGTTTCGGCGTACTCGCTCACCGTCGAACTCGGTACGCCACTTTCAAGAGCGGTGACCGACGGGTATCCGGCTCCCGACGACGACATTCAGGCTGATCGGTGGGAGAGAGCCGCTGAGAGACTCGGAGAGCGTTTCATCCGGTACGAAGTGTCCAACTACGCGACCGAGGAACCGTGTCGCTATAACCTCGCCACCTGGGCCCAGGGTGAATACGAAGCCTTCGGCCTGGGTGCTCACGGCCACCGGGGTGGCATTCGGACTCGTAATCTCCGGCGTATCGACCGCTACATGGAGGCTGTCGAATCCGGGAAGCGGCCGCTGGCGGGAGAAACTGTCGTATCTGGTTGGGACCGTGAACAGGAACGGCTCATGCTCGGGTTGCGGCGGGCGGCCGGGGTCATCACGGGGCCAGGTGGTCGGCGGGTCCTGGATCTCCATCCCGAGTTTGTGAAAGCCGGGATCGTGAAGGAGGAAAACGGGCGGATCGTCGTGGTCCGGACTCTGCTGACCGACACCGTCATCCGAGAAGTCCTGACGATGCCGCCGCCAGAGTGATACCGTTAATCTATCTTGGATAACACGATGTTGGATGGCCGACATGCTGGATGACCGCAAGATCGTCGTTCTGCAGACACTGATCGAGCAGTACATTGCGACCGGTGAACCGGTCAGCTCAGCCGCGATTGCCAAGGAGAGTGGTTTGGCGGTGTCAACCGCCACCATCCGCAACGACCTCACCTCACTCGAAGCCGAGGGTTATCTTCTCCAGCCTCACACGTCGGCCGGTCGGCTGCCGACGGCCAAAGGGTATCGCTATTACGTAGATCACTCCGAGCCGGGTCATCTCCGGCGAGGTACCCAGAACCGCATCAACAGCTTCTTTTCTTCCGTCCAACTGGAATTGTCCCGGCTTCTCAAAGCGACCACCGAGCTGGTCGCCGACGAGACGACCTATCCGGCAGTGGTCCTTGGTCCGGGCCTTGGGGGAGACAAGATCCGGGGGGTTCACGTCGTCCAGACTGGCACCCGCACCATTTTGGTCGTTCTGGTGACCGTCAACGGACAGGTCTCTCAGGACATTGTCAGTCTCCGAGATGACGTCCAGGAACCGATAGTCAGCGAGGTCGAGGGCCTACTCGGCGAACTGGTCGTCGGTCACAGCATCCCCGAGGCAGCGGCTCGCTACGCCGAGCAGGAAATCGTGACGTCGCCTGCCACGACCATCATCCTCGATCGAGCGTTTGAGGCGGTTGTGCGCAGTGATCATTCGACCCGCCAAATATACGTTGGTGGTACGGCGCGGATGGCCTCGGTTTGGGAGGACGTCTCAACCGTCAACCGGGTTCTTGAAGTGCTCGAGCGGGAAGCCACCCTGCTGGCGCTCATGATCAGCACCCATCCGGGGACCTCGATCCGCATCGGCGAAGAGATACCCGGTCCGGCCGGACGCGACCTGGCCGTCGTCTCCTCCAGCTACGAGCTGGCTGGTGGGTCGGCCGGCTCCATCGGCGTCGTTGGACCGATGGCCATGGACTACCGGCGAACGATCAAAATCATCGAGGAAGTGCGAGACGGTCTCGTCGACCGACTTGGCTCATAGAGATCCTAAGCTGTCGCCGACATGAGCAAAGACTATTACGCAACGCTGGGCGTCGCCCGCGATGCTTCGATCGACGAAATCAAGAAGGCGTTCCGGCGCCTCGCCCGTGAGAACCATCCGGATATCAACCCCGACGATGCCCAGGCAGAAGCGCGTTTCAAACTCGCCGCCGAAGCGTACGAGGTGCTGTCTGATCCCGACAAGCGGCGTGCATACGACCGGGGCGAAACGTTCGATTTCGGAGATTTGTTCGGCGGGGGTGGTCTCGAAGACCTGTTGAGTTCGTTCTTCGGCGGCGGGGGTTTTGGGGGTGGTCGCGGACCGGAACGGGGACGGGATGTCCTGGCTGGTGCCTCCATTTCATTGAAGGATGCCGCGTTCGGAGCGACGATCGAAGTTGCGTTTCGCGGTGCGGTCAAATGTGGGACCTGTTCCGGGACAGGGGCTGCCGAAGGCAGTCGTCCGGTCACCTGTACCCAGTGTCGGGGAGCCGGGCAGGTACGGGTCCAGCGCAAGACGATTCTGG carries:
- the lepA gene encoding elongation factor 4; amino-acid sequence: MSDRIRNLSIIAHIDHGKSTLADRLMEYTGAVTEREMREQLLDTMDLERERGITIKAQSVRLSYDADDGQKYQINLIDTPGHVDFSYEVSRSLAACDGAVLLVDAAQGAQAQTLANAYLAIEAGLEIVPVINKIDLPSADPAAAAAEITAILGGDPDDVLGVSAKTGQGIKELLDRIVKQIPQPSGDPEAPLRALVFDSYFDTFRGVVCSIRVVDGRIRKGEQVLFMATGDKHAANELAVSTPRIVPIAELSAGEVGLLITGVKHIDQIRVGDTVTLVANPATEPLEGYDEPKPMVFSGLFPSDGDDFERLREALEKLQLNDASLVWEPETSRALGFGFRVGFLGLLHMEIVRERLEREYNLDLVSTAPSVAYRVTLTDRSVMEIRSPQDLPDLSSVAELEEPYVRAMIIAPSEYIGTIMELVQSRRGSMHHMQYLTPERVELIYELPLAEVVFDFFDHLKSRTRGYASLDYEPVGYRVSDLVKVDILLAGLPVDAFSTITHRAKAVMYGKGMVETLRELIPRQLFDVPIQAAIGSHIISRETVKARRKDVLAKCYGGDISRKRKLLEKQKEGKKRMKMVGAVEVPQEAFVAALRVDTSDR
- the rpsT gene encoding 30S ribosomal protein S20, encoding MANIKSQIKRNRQNEKRRVANKSVRSELKTSIKSAVTAAEAGDSAVAKDALRLAQIRIDKAASSGILKKQTAARRKSQLTKQVNSLLG
- the hemW gene encoding radical SAM family heme chaperone HemW, whose product is MIRSHPRMRPDSPRLADLAGQWRSAYIHIPFCARVCPYCDFAVVAGQDDLVQRYHRAVIGEIEMSDEWGSLDAVFIGGGTPSRIPPELVGSVLEALASKFGLASDVEISMEANPEDIDATSSSAFSKAGVSRLSMGVQSFDDVVLRELGRQHTSDQAQTAVAAALAAFPRVSIDLIYGHPVETDMSWEQTLDRTQALGIDHVSAYSLTVELGTPLSRAVTDGYPAPDDDIQADRWERAAERLGERFIRYEVSNYATEEPCRYNLATWAQGEYEAFGLGAHGHRGGIRTRNLRRIDRYMEAVESGKRPLAGETVVSGWDREQERLMLGLRRAAGVITGPGGRRVLDLHPEFVKAGIVKEENGRIVVVRTLLTDTVIREVLTMPPPE
- the hrcA gene encoding heat-inducible transcription repressor HrcA; the protein is MADMLDDRKIVVLQTLIEQYIATGEPVSSAAIAKESGLAVSTATIRNDLTSLEAEGYLLQPHTSAGRLPTAKGYRYYVDHSEPGHLRRGTQNRINSFFSSVQLELSRLLKATTELVADETTYPAVVLGPGLGGDKIRGVHVVQTGTRTILVVLVTVNGQVSQDIVSLRDDVQEPIVSEVEGLLGELVVGHSIPEAAARYAEQEIVTSPATTIILDRAFEAVVRSDHSTRQIYVGGTARMASVWEDVSTVNRVLEVLEREATLLALMISTHPGTSIRIGEEIPGPAGRDLAVVSSSYELAGGSAGSIGVVGPMAMDYRRTIKIIEEVRDGLVDRLGS